AAGCAAACCTTAGCACTAGAATAATTATATGCTAAGGAATTTGAGGGCTTGTCTAGAAGACAAGATCTGTAGTATAATAGTGAGGTTTAAGTGTAAGACAATTCTCATATTGCTCATTGTTGTGGACTAAAGAAGAATGATGATTAGGTTCATTTGATTTCTTGTTCTGCCCCATTGTATTCCCTTTGTTTTCTGTTGtttaaagaagatatataatatgcaTCATTAAACTTTCATGTTTTTGCCTGTGGTTTCTTAGTGTTCTTTTAATCATGGTATTGTTTCATTGCCCAGGTGACAATTGACCCAGGTGACAATGACTAACAATAATGAAAAAACATCTCCAGCAACTTCATCTTCCGAGGGTACGTATCACTattcccttttcttttcttttctttttggtctTTTACATCATCACTTTTCTCTTGTCTTAATATGACTATGATATAATAGAAGTCACCATGAACGGGTATAATGGATATATGGGTTCTTCTCTAATTTTACATGAGAATAGGGgtcttgatttatgaaaagaatTTTCATAACTTATAATCTGTTTTCAAAAGTTTTCAAAATCATTGTCATGTAGATGTAGAGACATGAATCCTTGATTGACTTAAGAGGGGAATAAAGATGTTTGAGATGTAAAGCTCTTTGGGAATAAAGCTGTTTGACTATTTAAAGGGGTTTGGTGCGTTACAAACAACTACGGCTAGTTACCTCTTTATATAGTCAAACCTATTATATGCTAGTGACATGACTTGGTAATTTTGGTTGAGATGTAAATTGATTGGCTATGTATGATTTATCCAAGTTGGGTTTACATAATAATTAGTGGTTCCTGGACATATATGTAGGCTTGTGTATTGTCGTTAACTAACTGGATTGGAAGTCATAAATATGTAGGATTGTTTTGTTTATGCATGAGATGTGTGAATGTTAAAAGCAAAATACTACATGCCCTTATATTATGCATTAAAATCTAAAAGTATATATGTAGCTGTTGTTAATTAGGTGAGATCGATTAAACCAATTACACCTAGGTAAGTTTAAATATGTGTCGTACAAGCTAGTGTCAATTTTTTCCCCTGGTATTTATATGTTGTTCTTGATAACATGACTATGTTGTACACAtcccaagaaaaataaaaaaaatcacaaatgaTCGGCAGTCACAAATGACCATGCGTAGTTAGAGTTAATGAAAAAAAATCCGACATTAGGGCTGTTTGACAACCATTAATGCTGATCCTAAGGCATGTAGTTCATATTAGTTAGGAATCTTAAAAGGTTTAGCATATTAACCATAACTTTTATTTTCACTTTATTCCTTTGAATTCATTTTACATGTTATATTACTACACTATATTTACTACCTTTTCACAAAACTGATCTTTTTCATCTTTGTAGGCAAAACAGCCACATTAAGGATCGTACGAAGCTCCACACGAGGGCTTAAGCTCGATGCGTTAATTGCTGCAAACAAAGGGAAGTTTTCTGTACGCTTCTCAGAACTAGAAGGAAAGCCGGACTGCGAAAATGCCAGTTTACTCGCAAGCGAATGTGGGGTAATTGTTCGCTCCCTTTCCCCGTTGCGACACAAGTCCTGGAGCAAAATCCCTCTTCGCGAGAGAGATGCTTTGATTGAAAGACTCAAGGTAATGCATTTCTGTTAAGAATTATTCGGTTAGAATTAATATGTGAATACTGATATAATTTTCATTTGCAGAATAAATTCATCTTGGACACTTCTTTGCCGATGGTGAAGGAGTTCTTAATGAAATCCATGGGCTCAAAGTACTCAAATCGTAGAAATAAAATGTCAATTCGTTTTAATGAGTCCTTAAAAGATGGAAGTTATGAAGATGCCAAGAGAAAGCCTTATAAGAACGTGTCGCTGGAAGATTGGGACTGGTTGTGCGACCAAGTGTTTTCCAGTGAAAGTTTCAAGGTATTctctttatcatcttcttcttttggtattttctttatcatcttcttcttttgtaaaATGTTTTCAGTTGTAGTAAAATATGTTTATGTAAGTTGTTATTTTACTTTTACTTTATTTAAAATTTGCAGAAGCGCTCTGCAGCAGGTGCAAAAGCAAGATAAGCTGTTCCGTTCAACCATTGTGGAGTATCTAAGTCACATGTGGTCCACAGGGCGGAGGTATGTTCCTTTATGAATAAGAATACGATTTTCTCTTATAGTTATGTTATGTTTGTTCAAATGTATAAATTTTTTAAGTCCCTTAGAAGCTTAGGATGAAATGTGATTGTCTAATGTTTACTCTTTTTCTGTTGCAACATCACTTGTTTTTTATTTCCTGTGTAAAACAAAAACGGAAAGATGGATTCGAGGAAGGTGACATTCAAACATTTTATGACACCCATACATATACGAATAAAAAAACAAGCGAAGTTGTTTCGATTTCTGATGAAGCTCGCATCAAATGGGTGAGTATAGACATTATTAGTGTTACAGTTTGTgttgtatgtctaaaccaataggATTCAGAAACAGACCACGTCCAATACGTTTTTGTAATCTCTTACTTGAACAATTTTACATCACTAACCTACTGGTTTGACATTCTGGTGCAATTGCTAATTATTCTCTGTATTATGTATCTCTATATAGGACAGGATGAATGAGCGAATGCAGCAAGGCAGCGAAGCGGGAGCTACACCACCCACTGAGGCAGAATTATGTGCTCAGGTTTTAAAGAAAAAGCAAAGACGATGTCGTTTTGCGACCACTGTTTCTAACAATGAAGGAATTCGGGAAATGCTGCAAGCGCATGCTGATAGAATTCAAGCTCAGGAAGAGCAAATACGCGCCCAGAATGAGGTTATCAAAAAGATAAAGGAAGACAGCGAAAAGGTCATAAGAAACATGCAGGTTATGATGATACGTTCTCTCGGGTTGAACAACATTACCGCTAATGAACTGAACAACATTAATGCTTTAGtcttagtatttttttttctagTAGTGATGTTTATTTATTGGTAGAGTTTATTTATCAGTTTTTTTCTAGTTTGGATTTTGTCTAAACAATTTATTTTAATGGGCAATTATTTTTTATTCAATTTATATTATTTACttaaatgtttatttatttatatatattttttgtataatATTAAATCTAGGCTATTCACCAAAGgaaaaatggttttttttttttggagatgaTGAGATTCGTTATTGAAATGACCATACAGAGACAGTTCTAATTGGTCATTATACTTGTTTTTAGAGACAACTAAATTTTGctattgatttattattttttagagaCGACTAAATTTATTTCGCTGCTAAATCATTATTTTTTCGGAGATAAAAAAAATCTTCGCGGCTAAAGCTATTTAGGTGACGAGTTTGTTTCTTTACTATTACTGTATTTTGAGGCGAACAAATTTCGTCGCTAACACCATTTatttgatgattttgtttcttcacTATAAATATATTTTGAGACGAACAAATTTCGCGGCTAAAACTATTTTATGTGACGAGTTTGTTtctttatatttatattttgagacAAACAAATTTCGCGGCTAAAACTATTTTATGTGACGAGTTTGTTTCTTCACAATAAGTATATTTCCAGACGAACAAATATCACGGCTAAAGCTATTTTAagtgataaaatattttcctcactagagtgacaaaattcttcatcacaaaattagTGAACAATGTCAATTTTATTTGCTCACAAAAAGATAGTTTTGGTGGCAAAAAGACTTATGTCGCTAATTAAAAAATTCGGTGACGATTTCTTAAGGACGTCACAGAACACTTTCAACGACTCGCTATAGGTGATGAAACTTTTTGCGCCTCTGAATTCTTTTTGCAACGAAGAAATTGATTTTCGTGACACAATATTTTACCACTAAAAGTGACTTTTCTTGTAGTGCATTAGTTTAGATtcatgattttgttttattcgtgAGAGATGGAAAAATAGATTAAGTTTtttggtttttggagggaagagaaggagaaggaagaaAACCCTAACTAGAATCTGATTCACCTAACCAAAATAAGTGACTCCAGTAAGAAATTTGAGGTGGGTGAATCCTTATATGAtagaaaaaccaaattttacacgTTTCATGGTAGAGATTCGAGGATGGCTgaatttttaaagttttcagacatgttttgttttttgattaaGTTCCCCACCATAAGACATTTTTACGGCTTGAAATCGAGTAACTTCTAACCATAACTGGGTACATTTGCGAAAACCCAATTATAACTCATTTAGGGTTGAGGTTCTGGATTGTAAACAAATAACGATTGCTTTTATAAACCCAAAACTAACCGTTAAATTAGTTGGAAAATTTTTTAAAGTGTGTGGATTTTTTTTACGGTTAGGTAAATGAAAACAAACCCAACTGTAAtaaaattacagttggtttttTAAAACTAAACCTAACTGAATATTTAATTTTGAGAAAATAATGGGATTGAGATTATATTCAAAACACAACTCCGGTCACTTCATTCACACCTTCATTATGTAAGTCTTTAGGCATTTTTAAGGATGACTAAGCATGTGGTAACTAATCACGTGAAACATATTTTATAAGAGGAATAAATTTTTTAACACTAGAATCCCAGTTTCAGGTTCTGGTAGATTGATTTTACCTCACACTAGATCAGGCACTTTCTTGGTTAAGTCCCTGTTATAATATCATCTCTAGGACAATTAATAATAGTGATAATATGTTGGTAAATGATCTAATTTATAAAACCATTTGGGGTTTGTCTATTATTCCTAAAATTCAGTTGTTTTTGCGGAAATGCTATGAAAATATCACTCCCTCTAAAGATAAAATTCGTAGATATAATGCTATTCTTAACCTTATTGGCAACATGTGACAAACCAATGTAACCGAAACTGCTGAACATATTATTCTGCATTGTGATGTCTCTATGTGGGACTCAGTTCCATGGGGGATTCACATTCAGCAGTATCAAAATTTTGTAATCACTATCAAAGACTGGGTAAAAGACCTTTTAGATAACACTCTATCCATGAATCAAAAATGTGTTATTATCACAACTACTTGGTGTATAtgaagggataaatatatgcatgTTTTTCAAAACCTAAGCCCGGACAAAGATTTCACCGCTAGGTATGCTATTAGGTTAACTAACGACATGCAACAAGATACCAGTGCTCCCTCTGGCATGCAGGATGGCGTCACAATCCCAGAGGCATTAAGAATCTTTAGGATTGAAACTTTATCTCAAAATTGTATGCTAATTTTCTGTGATGTTTTTTTTATGATATAGAGCAGGGATTGGTACAGTGGCTACTGATATAACAGGCAccaatagaagatgcaaaattCATCCAGCAATAACAAGAGATGCCGATGAATCTGAGAGTTTGGCGATTTGGGAAGCGATTAATTGGGCCAAAAAAAGAAGGATGGACAACATTTGTATTCTCAGTGATTCCAAGATTGTTATTTCctatttattaaataatcgatGTCAAACCAGTTGGTACAACATCACTATGCTGGATGACTGCTCCTTAGTACTAGAGTcttttcaattttttgaatttcaaGTTTCAATTCGCTGGCTGATAAAGCAGCCATGCATAGTAGGCAAAACAGAGTAACAGGTGAAGGGTTGATTCATCAGCCTCACGTGACGGGGGTGAAGCTAGACCTGCAGATATCCTTCTTTATAATTGGGATAATGGGCGCCACACATGCTTCGATGTAACTGGTATTTCACCTTTCACTGGTAATGGGCTGCATAAATTTACACTTGGTGAGGCTATTTCCCGTGCATGGTGGAACGCAAGCGCAATAAATATCTTGATATTTGTTCTTTTCATGGATATAATTTTGGTACTTTGACTTTCACGACATTGGGGGAGCTTGGTGAAGAGACTATGGTTTTCTTGAAACGTCTTAAGAATTATTTAGTTAGGCATGATTCTAATTCTAAAGTGGGCAAATTTTTGTTTCATAGGTTAGGTGTTGCGATTCATAGGGGGTGGGAGCTCAGATTGTTGCTCGGCTTCCAACCGTTACCCTAGCCTCTGATAATTATATTTTGTGATTACTTCTTTCcttaaaaggaaaattaaaatcttttattatttgaaaaagaaaaatataaaaaaataataaaaaatatctaTGAGCAATATAAATGCTACAAATAAATGCTACAAAATTTCAATTTTATTAACAACATATAGCCAAAGGCTCTTCGTTGTAAAATcaagttcataaaaaaaaaaaactgcccgTTTATTCATTTGAAAAACAATAACAATAATATAAGCTAGTGCGAGCAGGGCATTTTGGGCTAGCTACTCCCACATCTCCTCCGAACCAAACTATAGTTGGTCTCTAAAGGAAACCCTTCTCTTTGGCACATCGTATTGCATCACCGAAAATCTCTGCAAAATCATATTTGAACTGAAATCCCATACTCAACAGCTTATCTGAGGAAAGATGAACTGGTTCTTGTTCCTCAATATCCTTTAGTAAACTGATGATAATTCAGTAAAAACAATAAGGTTAAAATACCCAAAGTGACTTGATGAATAATAATAAAGAAGGTGGTGAAAGATAAACTCACTCAGTCGGTACGTTGAATTCCGGATAATTCTCAGATATAAATTTAGGCAGATCATGCATTGGAAAATCAACTGAAGAACAAATATGTCTTCCTTTTGCTTTTTCACATTCAAAAACGAATATGTGTGCTAAAGCAACATCATCTATATGTACCGCATTTTCAAGTCTAACACCAAGCATCATCGACACATCACCTGGTCATATATATAAACGAAACACAGAAATGTTAACACCAGCGCAGAGGAGGAAGTATTAATCTATGTACACcaaggtattgaaagcgtgaagcgTTTTTTTTTTATACGAAGCGATGCGCATGTTGAAATGTGAAGCGTCGTTTTATGATTGATATTTGAAGCGaattttttcctataaatagtagTAGTTTGTTattaataatttaatatttaGGAAGATATAATAATTGTATCAATTTAATATAAGTCTAGTTAATTTCAAAAACAGTAGCGAGGCGCAGTGGTTCACTTTAGTTTTCGAAACCCCCTAAAAAAGACTTGACTAAGTAAAAAAGTGAATCAATTAAAGGAATCTTCCACTTCATGGTAGATTCGCCTCGGAGCGAATTTGAAAAATCTGAAGCGAAGCGTACGAAACGTAGCGTGAAGCGGCGCTTCATGGTAGCTTCATAACTACGCTTCGGAGCGAATTAAAAAAATCTAGACCGAACCGTACGAAGCGTAGCGTGAGCGgcgcttttaaaaaccatgatATACACAGTTATACCAACAATGATAACGGACAAATCTCACCACACAGTTCTAAGGTTTGCTCAAAAATCATTCTCCCTCCTTCCTAAAATGTTATTATAACTTTTTCAATTAGGCCTAAAAATGGGCGAAAATTAAAAATGTTATATAGCAACTCTTTTTTTAGGTATGGAGGTATTATTAAATATCAATATGCCTTTTAAGTTTAGGAATTGGCATATTTTTCGGATGGAGAGGATACCTGAAATTATCGAAAGAGCTATAGATACACTGGGAGGAGGATGGGGAGTGATAAAAGGTCCAACAACCAACGGAGGAAGTATAGTAACAACATCCAAACCATGTTCTTCAGAAAACTTTAGGCAAGCTCTTTCTGTCAGTACCTTTGAAACCACATATGAGGGCAATCCAGGAATAACTTGTTCCGGTTTGCTAATGAAATTGTCAACTTCTGACCATATTGTCTCGTCAATTTCTTTAACAGCTTTGAGATTACTTATCATCATTGCTGCATCAGCAGAAGATGTGTACACAACCTTTTTCACTGTTTTAGATTTCAAGCATGACTGTAGAATTCTAAGAGTTCCTTCCACGcatgttttgattattttttcaAGAGTATATTCTTCGGCAAAATTCATTCCTTGAGCAACGAGAAAGACACCGACACAACCGTTGATCGCATCGTCGAAACTTTCTGGGTTTTCAAGATCTGCTTCAAAAATTTGAAGCTTCTCTGTAGCTTCAGGAAGAGCTTTAAGGTGGCTCACATCTTCCCTAAATTCTTTCAAGACACAAAATGATAGAAACGAAATTAGGTGAGCCTCATAAGCTAGGAGATCATTGTTACAATTTCGTACATAAATTAGCTATTTTTAGATTACTACTTCTTTTAGACTTGGGGGGACATGATTGGAACAATAAAGAATGATGAACTAGATAATAAGAAATTTATATTGAAGAAAATGATGCCAGGAAATTTAATTTATTACGTACTTGGGTCAGACCGAACGGTGGTCCGAACAGAGTAACCACGTTCAAGCAATCTCATGATCAGCCAAGATGCCAAGTATCCAGCTCCACCTGTTACACATACTATCTTCCCTGTTCCTTCCATCTCTTTGAATTTCTGATATCTCTCTGATATATTTTTCTGTCCATGCATGCCTTTATAGTTCGAGAATTTTTTTTGGGAACTATAACAATATGACTGTTAGGTATGCATGAATAATCAGTTAGTGATTATTATCTGCAACATGCAGTTGTAGCTTACCTACAGTCAGACTACACTCAGCCAAAACACTCAGTATTGTGGGGGCAATGCCGACAACAAAGATGTGGTTACTCTCCAACTGAACTTCATTTACCAAAATAAAAATTGAATGTTGTAGGTGCAACCTGTTATTGTTTGCCTGTTAGTTAAAGAGTCgtataaatgatttttttttttttttgcggttATAAGGACTACTCTCCAAAACTCCAACTGAACTTCAATCACCAAAATGATAATTGATTGTTCGTTTTTTTTCCGaagaaaaggttatattaaaagagaaaaagagaaatacAAATGACAAAGCTAATCACTCTCTCATGAGAGTTTCCCAATTGTTCCAAATGAGGCTAGGAGGAATAAATTTAAAAGAATCTGGGTCACAAGGCCATAAGACAACAAGTTGCTTAACAAGATCAATATTTTCCGCAATACTTTTCTGGAGACCACCAAATACTCTCCCATTTCTCTCCTTCCATAATATACAACAAATAGCATAGTGAATAATCTTCCAAACCTCTTTCCCTCTTCCTTTAAGCACATTGGTATTCCAAGCTTCAAACAATTGTAACAAAGTTCTTGACATCGGCCATGATATCTTAAAAGCCTTGATAAAATAATCCCATATCGCAAAAGAATACGGACA
This portion of the Papaver somniferum cultivar HN1 chromosome 11, ASM357369v1, whole genome shotgun sequence genome encodes:
- the LOC113321528 gene encoding uncharacterized protein LOC113321528, whose translation is MKCDCLMFTLFLLQHHLFFISCVKQKRKDGFEEGDIQTFYDTHTYTNKKTSEVVSISDEARIKWDRMNERMQQGSEAGATPPTEAELCAQVLKKKQRRCRFATTVSNNEGIREMLQAHADRIQAQEEQIRAQNEVIKKIKEDSEKVIRNMQVMMIRSLGLNNITANELNNINALVLVFFFLVVMFIYW